The following coding sequences lie in one Rutidosis leptorrhynchoides isolate AG116_Rl617_1_P2 chromosome 4, CSIRO_AGI_Rlap_v1, whole genome shotgun sequence genomic window:
- the LOC139904179 gene encoding putative UPF0481 protein At3g02645 gives MASLNPFVAPTSGDQQWVDQIRKTLKTQLSVTVDTPPVSIFTIPQNLKDEKLEAYEPRLIGLGPKHHFRTEVYQKMEQNKLTAVKRILKPIQVPDCEDQVIAKVKDIIPVISACYDSYPQTDDDALSWLLAIDALFLLDQLTVYSDLGYAIDEKDLIMLENQIPLIVLKEVHKALSSDNSDTEDLWESKFRYFSTKNSPFLLSQQNVDFNRVNHLLDYMYHSIVDNEKSKSIDVNFSQPGSVPDIKPATEELMEAIIKAGSMFPGAKPFIGVLESVEKILYESDEDTKKIQEIRVPSVTELSDIAGVKFVLSPGNEGIRNINFVDQCCYLPVIKLGYDSEVILRNLVAYENLMAQNSFMAGFGLELTEYVDFMCGIIDTASDVKVLREAKIIEGDLSDKEIVDMFNGIGRSFGKMSGESELRKTAGELNKVYSNVPSVRFKNEVEKQVRASAKAITFLVSISGTLVLMREAYSKIGSDPSQMLVQFFSQQLGSFSTLIQ, from the coding sequence ATGGCATCCCTAAACCCATTTGTAGCACCAACATCTGGTGATCAACAATGGGTAGATCAAATcagaaaaacattaaaaacccaactTTCAGTCACTGTAGACACACCACCAGTTTCCATATTCACAATCCCCCAAAACCTTAAAGATGAAAAACTCGAGGCGTACGAGCCTCGACTAATTGGgctcggtccgaaacaccattttcggaCCGAGGTCTATCAGAAAATGGAACAAAACAAGCTTACCGCAGTTAAAAGAATACTAAAACCAATTCAAGTTCCTGATTGCGAAGACCAAGTCATCGCTAAAGTCAAAGACATCATCCCGGTTATTTCAGCTTGTTACGATTCGTACCCACAAACAGATGATGACGCGTTATCATGGTTACTCGCGATCGATGCTCTGTTCTTGCTGGATCAACTTACTGTTTATTCAGATCTTGGTTATGCTATAGATGAAAAAGATCTAATCATGTTAGAGAACCAAATTCCGTTAATTGTATTGAAAGAAGTTCATAAAGCTTTATCTAGTGACAATTCTGACACAGAAGACCTTTGGGAGTCCAAATTTCGATATTTTTCGACTAAGAATTCGCCGTTTCTGTTATCGCAACAGAATGTTGATTTTAATCGAGTGAACCACCTGCTTGATTATATGTACCATTCAATTGTTGACAACGAAAAGTCAAAGTCAATTGATGTTAATTTTAGTCAACCTGGAAGCGTTCCGGATATAAAACCAGCAACTGAAGAATTAATGGAAGCTATTATTAAAGCAGGATCAATGTTCCCTGGTGCGAAACCGTTTATCGGAGTGCTCGAAAGTGTTGAGAAGATTTTATACGAAAGTGACGAAGATACAAAGAAAATTCAAGAAATTAGGGTTCCGTCGGTGACGGAACTTAGCGATATCGCCGGAGTAAAATTCGTTCTGTCGCCGGGAAACGAAGGGATTCGGAACATAAACTTTGTAGATCAATGTTGTTATCTTCCTGTTATTAAACTTGGTTACGATTCAGAAGTTATATTAAGGAATTTAGTAGCTTATGAGAATCTGATGGCACAGAATAGTTTCATGGCCGGATTTGGTCTTGAACTGACGGAATATGTGGATTTCATGTGCGGGATTATCGATACGGCTAGTGACGTGAAGGTGTTACGTGAAGCGAAGATTATAGAAGGCGATTTGAGCGATAAGGAGATCGTTGATATGTTTAATGGGATCGGGAGATCGTTTGGGAAAATGAGTGGTGAATCGGAGTTAAGGAAGACTGCGGGTGAATTGAACAAGGTTTATAGTAATGTACCGAGTGTTCGGTTTAAGAATGAGGTTGAGAAACAGGTTCGGGCTTCGGCTAAGGCGATTACGTTTTTGGTTAGTATTTCGGGTACGTTGGTGTTGATGCGTGAAGCGTATTCGAAGATTGGTTCGGATCCGTCACAGATGTTGGTTCAGTTTTTTTCGCAGCAACTTGGATCATTTTCTACACTCATCCAATAG